Proteins encoded together in one Vigna angularis cultivar LongXiaoDou No.4 chromosome 5, ASM1680809v1, whole genome shotgun sequence window:
- the LOC108321519 gene encoding uncharacterized protein LOC108321519, giving the protein MESWEESQESIKAEMSQFKDQVGQILVALESLKATGESSSTLFGGNAHFYPPFFNATSQSIPFPLYGLPSGYTPPVGEYIEGGHVSFPISTAIDIPPITTHGPTSVSAPLVSTQTNEPITVEGTRMTTIPHMIVNHDSSARAASQTAARAGIDISNGAKNRLEILEEKMRAIEGMKNYGFGNVARLSLVPGVKIPYKFKAPEFEKYKGDTCPKNHLAMYCRKMAAYAYDDQLLIHVFQDSLVGVALNWYTHLEPSRIHCWADLADAFVKRYIYNTHVAPDRLQLQNMGKKDNETFKEYAQRWRELATQVEPPLFEKEMVAMFVNTLQPPFYEYMVGNVSANFADVVIIGERIEIGVKSGKIAGGPSTMENSKKKPSFNPGKKKEGDVHAALAMPVWRGLNNNKDSTKSQTVISNAWRTGPSANPNPNAGQGGYPGRTQERNFVHFTSIPMTYTELLPHLVKRGLVAICPMIPLQPPYPRGYDADAKCSYHGEGVGHSTERCMAFKRKVQALIDAGWLKFQEDKPSIDTNPLSGHGNASTNAIEVKKHELIRDASKIRSSRRFIFKELLKLGFLNGAYDLERACGLHPCAEHSIEECVEFEKFLQDLFDRNLMQVCYEDKYEEVFAQTGMEPDVTWPEPLIIRFTRTTPAPVIQGRSPVVIHTPVPFPYKSEKAVPWRYETHVVDEGQCIESHFSSQDPVVENISGIGGMTRSGRIFTPPNLTGREVSNNETPMDANTKEHLKGKGVQVEETSDKADKKEISEEEACEFLKFIQQSEYKVVEQLKRMPARISLLELLMHSTSHRKLLMKVLSEAHVEHGISLNKFEGIVGNIISNNYLTFTDEEIPIEGRGHNKALHVSVKCLDHVIARVLVDNGSSLNVMPKSTLEKLPCDGMHMKPSSMIVRAFDGSKRVVMGEIELPVQVGPCVFQVTFQVMDILPAYSCLLGRPWIHFAGVVASTLHQKLKYVMGDKLVIISGEEDLLVSGPSSTRYIEAAEEALETAFQSLEIVGNTYVEPFPMNPHLSCTSIMAAKVMLKEGYKYGNGLGKYGQGRTFPLEMIGNKNRYGLGYRPNKEDDKRLIEERKERSLARMGKREPRAKKIHICGIKESFRSAGWVNTSHIAVVEEEARSESLNFVWVCSPGVQLNNWKTLDLPVMFKSIEIYDNECFENKNVNIPKWEHPVINAEDDPEDGPEDDPEDDPELSPELLRLVEQESKEIKPHQEDVEILNLGDEGEIKEVKIGTSMKKEVREGLRALLKEFKDVFAWSYKDMPGLDTDIVQHKLPLKQECIPVKQRLRRMKPEMSLKIKEEVQKQFDAGFLTVAKYPQWVANIVPVPKKDGKVRMCVDYRDLNRASPKDNFPLPHIDTLVDNTAKYSLFSFMDGFSGYNQIKMAPEDMEKTTFITLWGTFCYKVMSFGLKNAGATYQRAMVTLFHDMMHKEIEVYVDDMIAKSESEEEHVLNLKKLFERLRKYKLRLNPAKCTFGVKSGKLFGFVVSQKGIEVDPNKVRAISEMPAPSTEKEVRGFLGRLNYIARFISQLTATCEPMFKLLRKNQVMVWNEDCQAAFEKIKQYLQNPPVLRPPEPGRPLILYLTVLERSMGCVLGQYDEAGKREHAIYYLSKKFTECEQRYSSLERTCCALAWAAHRLRQYMLSHSTLLISKMDPIKFIFEKPALTGRIARWQVLLSEYDIVYVTQKSVKGSALAEYLAHQPINDYQPMQPEFPYEDIMALFKEGKKYRDEETWILLFDGASNMMGHGIGAVLISPEQQYMPMTSRLCFDCTNNIAEYEACAMGIRAAIEFKVKILEVYGDSALVINQLKGEWETRDAKLVPYQAYIKGLMECFDIITFNHIPREDNQLADVLATLSSMFEVDPNTDLPVIEMKSHTEPAYCQFIKEEVDGKPWYFDIKHYLKTQEYPEKASENDKRSLRRLAGSFILSGDILYKRNHDMILLRCVDTKEAELILKEVHEGTFGTHMNGHSMARKILRAGYFWLTMENDCCTHVRRCEKCQMHADNINVSPTTLNVLSAPWPFSMWGIDVIGAIEPKASNGHRFILVAIDYFTKWVEAVSYANVTRKVVTRFIKRELICRYGLPNKIITDNATNLNNRMMAELCEEFKIHHLNSSPYRPKMNGAVEAANKNIKKIVQKMVVTYKDWHEMLPFALHGYRTSVRTSTGATPFSLVYGMEAVLPFEVEIPSLRILLETQLEEAEWVQSRFDQLNLIEEKRLTAVCHGQLYQRRMKKAFDKKVHPRDFHEGELVLKKILPIQRDFRGKWTPNYEGPFVVKRAFSGGALILTRMDGEELPLPVNSDAVKKFYA; this is encoded by the exons ATGGAAAGCTGGGAAGAGTCACAAGAATCCATCAAAGCTGAAATGAGTCAGTTTAAGGACCAGGTTGGACAAATCTTGGTTGCCCTTGAATCCCTGAAGGCTACTGGAGAGTCTTCATCTACACTGTTTGGCGGGAATGCCCATTTTTATCCCCCATTTTTCAATGCTACGAGCCAATCAATTCCTTTCCCGTTGTATGGATTACCCTCAGGATATACTCCTCCCGTAGGAGAGTATATCGAAGGGGGGCATGTGTCGTTTCCCATCTCCACAGCTATTGATATCCCACCAATCACCACTCATGGACCGACCTCTGTGTCAGCTCCCTTGGTAAGTACTCAAACGAATGAACCGATCACAGTTGAAGGAACAAGAATGACTACGATACCGCATATGATTGTTAACCACGATTCTTCAGCAAGAGCCGCATCACAAACCGCGGCGCGCGCAGGAATCGACATCAGTAACGGTGCTAAAAACAGACTGGAGATTCTGGAGGAAAAAATGAGGGCTATTGAAGGGATGAAAAACTATGGGTTCGGAAATGTTGCAAGACTAAGTTTGGTTCCTGGAGTAAAAATACCGTATAAGTTCAAGGCGCCCGAATTCGAGAAGTACAAGGGTGATACATGCCCTAAGAACCATCTGGCCATGTATTGCAGAAAAATGGCTGCGTACGCATATGACGACCAGTTACTCATCCATGTTTTCCAAGACAGTTTGGTTGGGGTAGCATTAAATTGGTATACCCACTTGGAGCCCTCTCGAATCCATTGTTGGGCAGATCTAGCCGACGCCTTTGTAAAACGGTATATATACAACACGCATGTAGCACCGGACCGTCTACAATTACAGAATATGGGAAAGAAAGACAATGAAACCTTCAAGGAATATGCCCAACGGTGGAGAGAATTGGCCACACAAGTGGAGCCGCctttgtttgaaaaagaaatggtGGCAATGTTCGTAAATACGCTTCAGCCAccattttatgaatatatggTGGGGAATGTGTCCGCCAATTTCGCTGACGTCGTCATAATTGGCGAGAGGATAGAGATTGGGGTGAAGAGTGGGAAGATTGCAGGCGGTCCATCTACGATGGAAAACTCTAAAAAGAAGCCTTCTTTCAATccaggaaagaaaaaagagggaGATGTGCATGCAGCATTGGCAATGCCTGTATGGAGAG gcctcaacaacaacaaggATTCTACCAAATCACAAACTGTCATAAGCAATGCTTGGAGGACTGGACCAAGTGCTAATCCAAATCCGAATGCAGGTCAAGGCGGTTATCCGGGAAGAACCCAGGAAAgaaactttgtccacttcactTCCATCCCCATGACTTACACTGAATTATTACCTCACCTCGTCAAAAGGGGTCTGGTTGCTATATGTCCAATGATACCCCTGCAGCCTCCATACCCTAGGGGTTATGATGCAGATGCCAAGTGTAGTTATCACGGGGAAGGCGTGGGTCACTCAACTGAGAGGTGTATGGCTTTCAAGCGTAAAGTGCAGGCCCTAATTGATGCGGGGTGGCTAAAATTTCAAGAAGATAAACCTAGCATTGATACTAATCCGTTATCCGGACATGGTAATGCCTCGACAAATGCCATTGAAGTTAAGAAGCATGAACTGATAAGGGATGCAAGTAAGATCCGAAGTTCCAGAAGGTTTATTTTCAAGGAATTATTAAAGTTGGGATTTTTAAACGGGGCTTATGATTTGGAAAGAGCATGTGGACTTCATCCATGCGCGGAGCACTCTATCGAAGAATGCGTTGAATTCGAAAAGTTTCTACAAGATCTGTTTGATAGGAATTTGATGCAAGTGTGCTATGAAGACAAGTACGAGGAGGTGTTTGCACAAACTGGTATGGAGCCAGATGTAACTTGGCCAGAGCCGTTGATAATCCGCTTCACTCGAACCACCCCTGCACCAGTAATTCAAGGAAGATCGCCCGTTGTCATCCATACACCAGTTCCTTTTCCTTACAAAAGCGAGAAGGCTGTCCCTTGGAGGTATGAGACACATGTAGTCGACGAAGGACAATGCATTGAAAGCCATTTCTCTAGCCAGGATCCAGTTGTTGAAAATATATCAGGCATCGGCGGAATGACGAGGAGTGGTCGAATCTTCACGCCACCAAATTTGACAGGAAGAGAAGTTAGTAATAATGAAACACCAATGGATGCAAATACTAAGGAGCATTTAAAGGGGAAAGGGGTGCAAGTAGAGGAGACCTCTGACAAGGCAGACAAGAAAGAAATCTCTGAGGAAGAGGCTTgcgaatttttaaaattcattcaacaGAGTGAATATAAGGTGGTGGAGCAGTTGAAACGCATGCCTGCTCGGATCTCCTTGTTAGAATTGCTTATGCATTCTACCTCTCAcaggaagttgttgatgaaGGTACTCAGTGAGGCTCATGTCGAGCATGGTATTTCGTTGAACAAGTTTGAGGGCATCGTTGGCAACATCATCTCTAATAATTACCTCACCTTTACTGATGAGGAGATACCCATTGAGGGGAGAGGTCATAACAAGGCTCTTCATGTCTCCGTGAAATGTTTAGACCACGTTATAGCACGTGTCTTGGTGGACAATGGTTCCTCTCTCAATGTCATGCCAAAATCAACATTGGAGAAGCTGCCCTGTGATGGAATGCATATGAAACCAAGCTCTATGATTGTGAGGGCATTTGACGGCAGTAAAAGGGTAGTGATGGGAGAAATTGAATTGCCCGTTCAAGTCGGTCCTTGTGTCTTTCAAGTGACCTTTCAAGTTATGGATATCCTCCCGGCTTATAGTTGTTTGTTGGGTCGCCCGTGGATCCATTTCGCAGGAGTTGTGGCTTCCACACTACACCAAAAGCTGAAATATGTTATGGGAGATAAGCTGGTGATAATATCAGGAGAGGAGGACCTCCTTGTGAGCGGACCATCGTCCACGCGATATATTGAGGCAGCCGAGGAAGCTCTGGAAACAGCTTTTCAATCATTAGAAATTGTGGGAAACACCTATGTTGAGCCATTTCCTATGAACCCACATTTATCATGCACCTCTATCATGGCAGCCAAGGTCATGCTGAAAGAAGGTTATAAGTACGGGAATGGTTTAGGCAAGTATGGACAAGGACGTACATTCCCATTGGAGATGATTGGGAACAAAAACAGATATGGCCTGGGGTATAGACCCAACAAGGAAGATGACAAGAGGTTGATTGAGGAAAGGAAGGAACGCAGTCTGGCTCGAATGGGGAAACGGGAACCAAGGGCAAAGAAAATCCACATTTGTGGTATCAAAGAGAGTTTTCGCAGTGCTGGATGGGTGAACACTAGTCATATAGCGGTGGTGGAAGAGGAAGCAAGATCTGAAAGCTTAAACTTCGTGTGGGTTTGCTCCCCAGGTGTACaactcaacaattggaagaCTCTGGATTTACCCGTGATGTTTAAATcaattgaaat ATATGACaatgaatgttttgaaaataaaaatgtcaataTCCCTAAGTGGGAGCACCCTGTCATTAATGCGGAAGATGATCCGGAAGATGGTCCGGAAGACGATCCGGAAGATGACCCGGAACTCTCTCCAGAGCTCTTGAGATTAGTGGAACAAGAGTCTAAAGAGATAAAACCCCATCAGGAGGATGTTGAAATACTCAACTTGGGAGACGAAGGAGAGATAAAGGAAGTAAAAATCGGTACTAGCATGAAAAAGGAAGTAAGGGAAGGGCTGCGAGCCCTACTGAAGGAGTTTAAGGATGTTTTCGCTTGGTCTTACAAAGACATGCCAGGTTTGGATACCGATATTGTGCAACACAAGCTCCCACTTAAGCAGGAATGCATTCCAGTCAAGCAAAGACTAAGAAGAATGAAACCAGAAATGTCATTGAAAATTAAGGAAGAGGTACAGAAGCAATTCGATGCAGGATTTCTGACTGTGGCGAAATACCCACAATGGGTGGCAAATATTGTACCAGTGCCTAAGAAAGATGGGAAGGTTCGAATGTGCGTCGACTATCGTGATTTGAATCGTGCAAGTCCGAAGGATAACTTCCCGTTACCACACATCGACACTTTAGTTGACAATACAGCCAAGTACTCGCTATTTTCGTTCATGGATGGTTTCTCGGGGTATAATCAGATTAAGATGGCGCCTGAGGACATGGAAAAGACGACCTTCATCACGTTGTGGGGAACCTTTTGTTATAAGGTAATGTCTTTCGGGCTCAAGAATGCCGGGGCAACATATCAAAGGGCGATGGTGACACTTTTTCATGATATGATGCACAAAGAGATCGAggtttatgtggatgacatgattgCAAAGTCTGAATCGGAAGAAGAACATGTCCTCAACttgaagaaattatttgagAGATTGAGAAAGTATAAACTCAGGTTAAACCCTGCCAAATGCACATTTGGAGTGAAATCCGGGAAGTTGTTTGGCTTCGTGGTTAGCCAAAAGGGGATAGAAGTGGATCCTAACAAAGTGCGAGCGATATCAGAAATGCCTGCGCCTAGCACAGAGAAAGAGGTTCGCGGCTTTCTGGGTAGATTGAACTACATTGCTAGATTCATCTCCCAATTAACCGCTACCTGCGAACCAATGTTCAAGTTGCTACGAAAGAATCAGGTTATGGTTTGGAACGAGGATTGTCAAGCCGCTtttgaaaaaatcaaacaataccTGCAAAACCCACCTGTATTGCGTCCACCCGAGCCAGGAAGACCACTAATTTTATACTTAACTGTATTGGAAAGGTCAATGGGTTGTGTATTGGGTCAATATGATGAAGCTGGAAAAAGGGAGCATGCGATATATTACTTGAGCAAGAAATTCACAGAATGCGAACAACGATATTCATCGTTAGAGCGAACTTGTTGTGCATTGGCATGGGCCGCTCATCGCCTAAGGCAATACATGTTGAGTCACTCTACATTGTTGATATCCAAGATGGATCCTATCaagtttatttttgaaaagccCGCTCTCACTGGAAGGATAGCTCGGTGGCAGGTGCTATTGTCAGAGTATGACATCGTATATGTCACTCAGAAATCCGTCAAAGGTAGTGCATTAGCAGAATACCTGGCGCATCAACCCATCAATGATTATCAGCCAATGCAGCCCGAGTTTCCTTATGAAGATATCATGGCTCTATTCAAAGAAGGCAAGAAATACCGAGACGAAGAAACATggatattattatttgatggaGCGTCGAATATGATGGGGCATGGCATAGGGGCAGTACTAATCTCTCCAGAGCAGCAGTATATGCCCATGACGTCAAGGCTGTGTTTTGATTGCACAAATAACATTGCAGAATATGAGGCCTGCGCTATGGGTATTCGGGCGGCAATAGAGTTCAAAGTGAAAATTCTGGAAGTATATGGAGATTCAGCTTTAGTCATCAACCAGTTGAAGGGAGAGTGGGAAACAAGAGACGCAAAATTAGTCCCTTACCAGGCATACATCAAAGGATTAATGGAGTGTTTCGACATCATCACATTTAACCACATACCACGGGAAGATAACCAGTTAGCAGACGTGTTGGCTACTTTGTCATCCATGTTTGAGGTTGACCCGAATACAGATTTACCAGTGATTGAAATGAAGAGCCATACGGAGCCAGCATATTGCCAGTTCATCAAGGAGGAGGTGGATGGTAAACCTTGGTACTTCGATATCAAGCACTATCTTAAGACCCAAGAATATCCTGAAAAAGCATCTGAAAACGATAAGAGGTCGTTACGAAGGTTGGCTGGTAGCTTTATTTTGAGTGGGGACATTTTATACAAGAGAAATCATGACATGATTCTCCTCAGATGTGTAGATACAAAAGAGGCCGAATTGATATTGAAAGAAGTACACGAAGGTACATTCGGCACCCACATGAATGGGCACTCAATGGCTAGGAAGATCCTGAGAGCTGGTTACTTCTGGTTAACCATGGAAAATGATTGTTGTACACATGTAAGGAGGTGCGAGAAATGTCAGATGCATGCAGACAATATCAATGTATCGCCTACGACTTTGAATGTGTTGTCTGCACCATGGCCGTTTTCAATGTGGGGGATAGATGTTATTGGAGCTATAGAGCCAAAAGCGTCAAATGGACACCGCTTCATACTGGTCGCAATCGATTACTTTACCAAGTGGGTCGAAGCCGTTTCTTATGCCAACGTGACTAGAAAGGTGGTGACCAGATTCATAAAAAGGGAATTGATCTGCAGATATGGGCTGCCTAACAAGATCATCACTGATAATGCTACCAACCTGAACAACCGGATGATGGCAGAATTATGCGAGgagttcaaaattcatcatcttaATTCTTCTCCTTACCGTCCAAAAATGAATGGGGCAGTAGAAGCTGCTAATAAGAATATCAAGAAGATCGTGCAAAAGATGGTGGTCACCTACAAGGATTGGCATGAAATGCTTCCCTTTGCTTTACATGGATATCGTACTTCAGTACGAACATCCACTGGTGCCACACCTTTCTCGCTGGTGTATGGGATGGAAGCAGTGCTTCCATTTGAGGTGGAAATCCCATCTCTACGAATTTTATTGGAAACCCAATTGGAGGAAGCTGAGTGGGTTCAATCCCGGTTTGACCAGCTCAATCTCATCGAAGAGAAGAGACTGACAGCGGTGTGCCACGGGCAATTGTatcaaagaagaatgaaaaaggcTTTCGACAAAAAAGTACATCCAAGGGATTTCCATGAAGGCGAACTGGTGTTAAAGAAGATATTGCCCATACAAAGGGATTTCAGAGGCAAATGGACACCAAATTATGAAGGGCCATTCGTAGTAAAAAGGGCGTTCTCTGGAGGGGCACTTATTCTCACAAGGATGGACGGAGAGGAGTTACCTTTACCGGTCAATTCTGATGCGGTAAAAAAGTTTTACGCATGA